GCGTGAGAAATCGTGAACGAAGATGCTTCCAGACATTAATGTGCCTATAATGGATCAGTGTTAGGTGCTTCTTAAGTCTGCCCTTCGCATAGATTTCATGCCTCGCCCACAGAAACTGAAAAGACTAGCCGAAGTCGTAATCGTACGCGATTCGTTAGCCTTCTTAGCTTCATGCTTGATGCATGTCTTGGATAGTATAGGCGTCAGACGTTAATCTAGGTAGGTTCGGACTGTACCAACGGCTGGCCGCACCAGGCACACCAGCCTTGTCGAGCAAACCCTCCCGATCATCTGGAAAAGGAAACGCGTTCCGAGCAGGCACAAGGTGCCTTACGTGGGGAGTAACCGCAATATATTTGCCGTGCGCCGCAGCCTCGATGCCAAGAGCTATCATCAAACTTCTGTAGTTCGAAATCCCAAATTTGCTCAACGTCTGATTCAAAAAGTCCTTTCTAAGCAAAATATCCATTGGCGCAGGAACATCGACGCATCTCTGACAGTATAACTGGCCATGATATCCGCTATGGGCCAATTTGCTTCCGATATATGGATCTAAAATCGTATTGTCGGAGGTGAAGAAACCACCCGACCATCGCACAACCGTTTCCTTTTCATCGCAAATCAGACCGCTTACGGCGATTATGTCGGCATCCAAAAGAGCGACCGCGAAGAGCTCAGGGAGAACGATGCTACGGTTAGCCAAGTCGCCCAGAATTGCTATCCATTCCGGCCCTTCTGTCGAACGAGCAAGAGCGGCAAGGTCAACTAATGCTTTTCTGTCTGAATCGAGCAGGAAGTTGCGTCCATCCAATACTTCGGTAAGCGGAATTGGGATCGTTTGCCTGTGTTTTACTCGCCACATTCCTGGATGCGAAAAGAGGGGGTTCGCTTCGATTTGCAAATTTTCTTTGCCAAGATCTTTTAGCAGCCGCTCCAAAACAAAACGCTGAGAGTCGATTGTTTGAGGTTTGGCTTCGTGGCCCGCAGCGGCTGTCGAACCCGGGTGTATTCGCCAGGCATAGAGCAATTCAGGCACATGAACTGGTTTGATACCGCGGGCGAAGGCTCTCGTTAAAGTGTCGTAGTCGTGGCACCAAGTCGCTCGATTGTCTGAATAAGCATCTATTTCATTCAATAATTCGCGCTGGATGGCCATCAAATGAGTCGGATAACAACAATTGGTCAAAAGCACTGGGTCGAAATTGGGTTTAAAAAAAGGATTGAACTGCTTCGAGTCAGGATCAGAGTTGAACTCGTCGGAATAGAAAATCCGTGCCGTCGGATGAGATTCGATAAAGCTTGCCATCACTGTTAAGGCATCCACAGTCCAATAATCATCAGCATCGACCGGTAATAAGAAATCGCCTGTCATTGCGGAGACTATGCTCCGATTTGCCCCATTGATGCCTTGATTAACCGCATGTCGTATGACTTTCGCCAGTCCGCTTTTCTCTAACTGGCCAACCCATTGAATCGTTTTTGGGTCACTGGAGCCGTTATCGATAACCACCATTTCTTTGTTGAGGTAAGATTGCATCGTGAATGCAGCTAACATTTCATCCAACAATGATGGCGCCTGATCGTAAATCGATACCCCAATCGTAAGCCTGTATTTTTCGACAGTGGGATAAAGCTTAGCTCGGCGACATATTTCCGCGGTGAGCCAAGCTTCAAATTGCATGGGGTCATTATCGATGCGATAACTTCGCTTACCTTCAGTGAAATTCAATTCATAAAATGGATTATCTTGATCGAAATTCTCATTGAAATAGGGATCGGTTAATCCTGGCCACCTAGCGTATAAACGTTGCCTTTCGCATGAAAAGGTGCCGCTCTTACTCGACGATTCGAAATGATATACCGAGATATAAGGATCAACCACGCAAGACAGGCCGTTTGCGCGAAGCTTGAGAGAAAAGTCTACATCATTGTAATTCAGTGGAAGACTTTCATCGAAGCCCATGACGAATTCGTAATTCGACCTTTTGACGAACATCAACGCTCCGGTGACTCCAAAGGCCTCTCGTCGGCAGCGGAGATAGCCGTTATTGCCCGAGAAATGAGCTTCCTTGAAGATGCCTGAATGCGTCGGGCCATATGAAGTCAAAACGACACCATTATGTTGCACGCGGCCATCTTCGAATAAGCAAAGAGGAGCAATAGCACCCACCTGGGGATTGCTTTCCAGGAAGCCTACCATGCGGGTTCCGCCGCAACGCGTTATGACCTCGACATCATCATTTAATATGCAGAGATATTCTCCCTGGGCGTGACGTATTCCCCAGTTGAGCTTCTCTGAAAAATTAAAATGGCTTGTTGGATGGTACTCAATAAGCGCTACGCCTTCTATCGTAGCAAGAAAGTCCAATTGTCTTTTGTTCAAATCGCCGTTGTGGACGACAACAAATTCCCGACGCGGATAGAATTCCAGCGTCTCAAGGCTTCGAATGCATTGCTCGAGCAAGTCTGTCTGAGCGCCACGAATGACCCGACTCTTCGCGGCGGTGGGAATTATATATGAAACGAGAGGCGGCACTCTGTTTAGAGGATAATCAACGTACCAAAAGCCGGGGGACCAACCAGGGAGAACCTCAGCACTGGGATTTTTGGTTCTTGCATGTTCGCGAACCGCTGCAATCTGACGTTCCAACGCATATGACTTGGCGTCCAACGTCGCTGCCGTCGATCCTTCAATTGCGCGCCAAAAATAACAAATTTTTGGAATATGGCAGACATTCTTCGCCTTGGCAGATATTCGCAAAGCGAGGTCAAAATCCTGCGTTCCGTCAAACGCGGAACGGAAGCCACCAACAGCCTCTATCGTGCCTCTTTGGTACACACTGAGATGACAGATATACATCGTGTTTTCGAGGAAAACAGGGGACCATGCTGGCTTATGGCTAAAATCATAGAGTTCGTAATCGACTGATAATTTGCACTCGTCCGTGTAAAAAAGTTCCGTCGAGGGATTATCTTTCCACTTATTCCAAATGAAGAAAAACGCGTCTCGTGCAAGCAGATCGTCATGATCGACAAGTGCGAAATGAGTACCGCTGGCAAGCGACAGAGCGGCATTGCTCGCGACAGAAATTCCATTATTTTCTTTAAACACGACGCGCAAACGGCGCTCATTTCTGGCCATAAGCTTTAACTGGCTTATAGTGTCCGGAATCGTAGACCCGTCATCGACCACGATCCATTCCCAGTTGGAATACCGCTGATTCTGAAGGGAGAGGAGCAGTTCAGATAAATATTTAGGATCAGTATTATAAGTTGGTGTAATTACGGAAATAAAGAACTCTTCATCAAAATACTTTGTATATTGCTCTTCTAAGTAATGAATATTGCAATAATGCGCTAATTGTCTGGTGTCACGCTTATCGATGAAAGGGAATTGCCGCTTTTCGGATCGACCATGCCTTAACCAATGCACAAGTGGATTTATGCCATTTTCACGGATATCGGCGTTCTGCTTTAAGTAATTTGCTGCGCTAAAAAAGGGAGAGGGTTCGCGGCCTTCCTTGGCGCCATAAATTACGTAGTGAAGTGCGGCATCTATTCCTGCGCTTTCAACATCTGGGTTCTGAGCTAAATAGAAGCTTTCATCAAACAGGTCTGATTGCCTTATCAGATCAACGTCTGCCCTCCGCAGGTCGTCAGTCGCTCCGCGCGCCAGAACCACCAAGTCAATCTGTTTTGGACTATTGACGTCTTCATCGTCATTCTCTGCAAGCCTCGTCTGCAATTTAGGCATAGCTGCTTCCGAAGATCGGACAGAATTTGTCTCATCTCGCCTTCGAGCCGACGTCAAGGCAAAATAATATTTTAAGTCAAACTGCAGATGCGGATCGCGCCCTTCTTTCGCGCCATGCATTATGAAATGCACGAGCGGATTCATGCCTGACGCGGCGACGTCCGGGTTCTGCTTCAGATAGAATTTCGTATCGAAGAGCGGACCTGGATTGCGGCCTTCGCCCGCGCCCGTTTCAAAATAATGCAGGACGGCATCGACCGGCGTGCCGCGAAGGTCCGGATAATTTTCCTTATACCAAATGGGGTCCATGAGAGCGGAAGATCGAAGCACAGCCATGGCTTTGGCTGCGTGCCATTTCGCTTTTGCGTGCCGGGGAAGAAATCGAATGGCTTCAAACATATTGGAACGTCACAGCTCCTGCGGCCTAACGGCCGCGCGTCCCTCCGCACGTCCGTGGCGCAGATAATGCGCGAGCGGATTCATGCCCGCCGCGCGTACGTCCGGATGAGTCAGAAGATAAAAATTCGTATGGAAATCGGGGCCGGCATCGCGGCCTTCACGCCAGCCATGCAGCATGTAATGGAGAAGCGGATTCATGCCGGAGTGGCGCACATCCGCATAGCGATCGAGATACCAGCGCGTATCGAAAAACGGATTCGGCCGATAGCCGCGCAAATAACCTTCTTCCAGATAATGCCGGACAGGTCTGAGCCAGCTTTCGGCCGCATCCTTATATTCGGCCCTGTACCAGTCCGCGTCGAAGAGGCCGCTACGCTGGAGTCTGCCTTCGGCGCGATGGGTTGGAGCGAATAACGGGAGGCCTTTTATCCAAGCGCGTCCATTGCGATGTTTCGCTAGCCTGGCTTCGGTATCGACAAGCTGGCTTCGGAGTACTTGAATCTCACCTTCGTATCTGTCGTGCAGCTCCGAGCGCGCGGAAGCCGCCGTCGCGGCCGCGGTGACGGACGCCTTTTGCAGACGCTGCAACTCGACTGATAGTCCGGCATGCTCAGAGGCAAGTCTGTTTTTTTCAGTAACCATCTGAGCGAGCGCCGCTTCGACTGCCGCATTGTTTCTCTCGGCTTCGGCCAATGCTGTCTGGTGAAATGCCTCGAGCTTTTGTTTCTCGGCCCGTACTCGTTCAAGGTCGGCGGCGAAGGCAGCTTCTCCCTGCTCCAATTGCGCGCTGCGGCTCGCAAGGAGCGCCATGGTCTTGGCGGCTTCGCGGCGCTGGGCGTCGATCGTGACGGCGAGCTGATCCTTTTCGGCGAGAAGCGCCGAGATCTGTGCGGTGTGGCTTTCGACGCGGCTCTTGAGTTCGATATTCTCGTCGTTCGCCTGGACACGCGCGGCTTCGGACTGCGCCCGGCCGATATCGGCAAGCGCCGCCCCGGCCTCGGTCTCAGCGAGACGTGCCGCAGCCGCGCCTAGAGCCTCATCCCGGGCCTGCAATTCGGCGGATAGACGGTCGCGATCCTGCTGAAGCGAGATTAATCCGGCATGGGCATCTGCCTGCCGCGCATGCAGAAGGTCGCGCTCGCTTTGAACGGCTATTATGCGCGTCTGCAAGTCCTCGATGCCGATCTCATAATCCATCAAGAGCCGCCCGAACATCGCGCTCGATTGTTCGACCACGTGCCGGATCTCGTTCAATTTCTCCGCTGCCGAATTGGAGAACGGATTATGCGCCAGTTCGAGGAGAGCTTCGTAAGCGGCGATCGTCCATTCGTGGACGTCGGAATGCGCGCTTAACTCGGCATGATCAACCCTGTTGTGAACGAGCTCGGTTTTGAGAAAATGTTCTATGTCATGGGCTGAGCGGTCGGATAGGCGCGGCCAAGCCAGCCCCGTGTCGTTGGAAATCTTTTCGGAAATCCGTCGCCAATCCGAAATGAAGTCGTTCCAAGTGACAATCGAGCGTGCAACATTTCGGGACTCTAATTCCGCGTCGAGCACATGGCGTAGCCACAGCAGCAAGCCCTTGGTCAACGGCATTCCGTCTCGTGCCTTGAGCGATTGCGCGACCTCCAAAGGCGAGCGGATCGGAATCACGACTCTCGGATTGACATCCATCTCCTTGAAAATATCGAGCCAGAAAGGCGCGAAGCGGCAGATGCGGGGATCTTTCAAAACGGACAGCGGCGCAGAGTCGAATTCTGCCTGGAACAGGTCTTTGGCCCGTTCCTTATAGCCGGCGGCGACCGGAGATCCGTACCAAAGGGGATTGAATTTCCGCCAATCGTGCCAGATGGAACCGGCGGCGGCGAGAAGCTCGTCGTGAAGTTCCATAATCGGACGGGATTCGAAATAACCGGCCGGGTTTGTAGGACTGCCGGGCATCAAATGTTTAGGCGCCGCGCCGCCCAATTTCGTCAGAGTGCCGGCGACAGCGCTCGTGCCGCTTCGATGCATGCCCAAGACGATAATAACGTCCGACATAGTCCAACTCACGCTGCAGAAAGAAATTACATCATGTTTCGATTGTCTTCGCGAGGATGCGCTCGACCACGCTGTCTCCCGGCTTCGCCATCACTTCACCACCGTTGCTATACTTGCGCCTGAGGCCGCCGGCGCCACAGCCATGTCGAAGATCCCAATAACCTTCTCGACGTCGGTGAGCGGTGCATTCGACACATAGAGAAAGTCCCGGTTGATCATGCGGAAATTTTGCGCGGCGAATAGGCTGCTCGGGTTATGCATGTTTAACCGGTAGATCACGGGTATCATGCGATCCGCTTGGATGAAGGGGCTGTCCGGACGAAGGATCTGAACGACGTTTGCCGGCTCATAACGCACGACAAACACGCCCGAAGCATCGGATCGTTGATCGAGGAGGCCACCCGCCTTCGCCAAAGCCTGCGATAGCGAAATGCCTTCCGCATCGAAGGAAATTTCGGCGTTCCGACCGGTCGCCCCATAAGCGATGAAAGTCTGCGGGTCGCGAATCAAGGTCAAAACATCATCCGGGCGCAGATAAATATTCTCGCGCGGATCGGAGGCCACCCGGCTCATGGGGACGCGGACAGTGGTGGCGCCGCGAGACAATTGAACATAGGTCTCGTTTATGGGCGCGCGAATGCCGCCGGCCTCCGCGACGACATCCATGATCCGGTCGCCCTTCACACTCAAGGGCACTCTGGCACCATTCACGACTTCGCCGGTGACGGTAACGGTGTTGCTGACGGACTTGGTTACGTTGATCAGGACCTGTGGCTGAATCGCTTTGCCATCAAGCGCCTTTTCAACGATCGCCTGTACCTCGCGTGTCGTACGCCCCGCGACACGAACCCGGCCCGCATAGGGAACCGTGATCGCGCCATCGCCGCCGACAACTTGATCCGGAATGGTGGCGCTCTTCGAGCCGGTGGTAAATTTATCGGCGACGAGTGGTCCTGAAAACAGGCCGCCCGCGCTCGCCTCCCAGATGGTCACTGAAACGGCATCGCCAACGCCGATTTTCGGTTCGGCCGAGTGGCGATAATCGCTGAAGCGGGCCTGGAAGCTATCAGGCCCACGCCGTCGCAAAAGGTCAACGACCACCGAATCGACATCGATCAGCTCATAGCGCGGCGCGAGCGGGCTTCCGGCTTGCGAGAGAATGTCGTCCGCGCTCGGCCCGGACGTTGGGATAGCCGAACAACCAGCCATGGGAAGCAAGGCGAGGGGCCAAAATGCGCACCCCCAAATTCTCCAAAACTGATTCATGCAAAAGCCGCCCACATTGCGGGAATCCCTTGCCATCGTGAGGGTCCAACGGCGACCACCGTCAGCAGGTAGCGCTTAGGCTTCCGTAGCGACATCCAATATCTTCCCTAGAGATATTCGAACTGATCACGCATAATGTGAGTGACAACAGCTATCAGACTAAGCCGCGATGAATTACACTAACTTATAATTCATCGAAGCCAACGACGGCTTTGCGACTATAATGCCTTAAAAGTTGCAGCGATCGTAATAGTTGCTGTTTTGCAACATGTATTTCTTTATTAAACCGCGGACTAGCCGGCATTCCGTTACGGTGCCAAAAATAGTTGCTGGACGGCGGCGATTCAGATGGGGGCCTACTTGTCCATTTTGATTTCGCACGATGAAACCGCTCGCTGCAGCCCCTTGCTTCGACCGCCAATACGCATTCAAACGAGTCTGCTGGCGCGGCGCGAGCGAACCCTGCTTGATTGGCTGTGCGAGCATATGCCAAGCGCCATCACACCGGATCGTCTTACCTGGATCGGCGTGTTTGGGGCCTTTATCGTCTTTGCCGGATATGTTGGCAGCCGTTACAGCCCGGCCTATCTCTGGCTTGCTTCGTTAGGCTATTTCATCAATTGGTTTGGAGATTCGCTCGACGGAAGTCTGGCGCGATATCGGGGCATCGAAAGACCGCGGTACGGCTATTTTCTCGATCATTCAGCGGATGCGATCGCGATCCTCTTAATCATGATTGGCCTCGGACTTTCCGGCTATGTTCGCATGGATGCGGCACTGTTCGCGCTGCTCGGTTACTTTATGCTCTGCATCTACGTCTTCCTATGTAATCATGTTACAGGACGTTTCCAGCTTACCTTTCTTTCACTCGGACCAACCGAGCTCCGTGTCGGGCTCCTGGCACTGAACGCCCTCATGTATTTCGGATTCAGCGCGAAGTTTTCGTTCGGCGGCCAGGACTTATCGAGTTTCGACCTCATTTTGATAGGCGACGGACTGATTTCGATCTTTTTGGCTGTCGCCAACATGGCGAAAGTCCTCAAGGAGCTGAAGCAGGAGGATCCCGCGGTGCCGGGGCATTTGGAGATGTCTTTGAATTCTTCTGTCGTGTCCGACCTGTTCAAAACGGGGTTCAGCGGGGCCGAACCGCTCAAAGCGTCGACAGGAACTCTTCGACCACGTTGAAATAATTCCCCCAATCCAGCGCGGGCTTGTTTTCATGCCCTGCCGCCGCCGCATGATTTGGCTGAGCGCGCGCCGATCCGCGAATCGTCTCAAGCCATCGCTCTCCATCAATGGGACTGATGGTTGTGATCCGACCGGCTCCGATATCCTCAAAGACCTCGAGATTAGACGCGATCACCGGGGCACAAGCTGCGAGAGCCTCGACAACCGGCAATCCAAATCCTTCGGCAAATGTCGGCATGAGAAGCGCGCGGGCGCCGTCAAGCAATCGCTTGAAGCCTGGTGTTGAAAGGCCGGAGACTTCGAGCACGTGATTGCCGATCGTCTGACAGCGCTCGAGCATGTTGACCGTGCTTTCATTCTCCCATCCCCGATTGCCGATGATGACGAGTTTCGGCGCGGCGGCGCCGTCGCGCCGAACCAGTTCGCGCCAGACCTGCAGGAGCAGCAGATGGTTTTTGCGGGGCTCGATTGTTCCGCAGACGACAAAATAGGGGTGCCCGAGAAGCGCGGGATCCAGGGCCTCGCGGCGTGCGAATATCGGATCGGCCGGCACGGGTGCAACGAGGATCGGAAATTCAAACCGGCCGAGAGATTCGAGATGCTTCCTGAGTGCATCTTTCACGGTCTTCGTCGCAACGATCGCTCCGGCCCCGAACTCGGCAAGATTTCGGAGGCGGGCCAGATGCCTTGCATATTCACTTCGCGGGAAGAACTCGGGGGATTCGAGCGGCAGAAGATCGTGAATGAAGAAGACGGGTTTCACATCCAAACGGCTCTTCATCCAGCCGAAGTAAGACTTGTTCCAGAGTGGCAATTGACTGGTGTTGAGATAAATCGCGCTCTTGCCGGCATTTGCGCCAGGAGAGCGGCCCAACGGCACGCCGTGCCGGCCAATCAGCCGAAGGATTGGACCGCCACGCCGGCGCCGGCCGACCGATATGCGCCGTGCCGTGAGCGATTTGGGTGCGCGGCCGCTGATCCAGTCGAGGATCTGCCGATAGTCTTCATCATGGTCTGGGGAATTATTTTCTCCCCAATGGTTGCAAACGGCATCAACCACCGTCTTGGCTATCTCTGGAGATATGAGGCGCGGCCCCAGCAACGTCAGCATCATTCCTGTGCTGTCTGGGCGTGCCGGATCGATGAAATGCCGTGCAAAGGCGGAATCAATGCGATCGATTCCATTTGGCGTCCGCGTCACCAATCGCGCCGTGAGCCGAGTGATGTCGTAAATGATGGGACGGGCCATCTAGACCTGCAATGCGAGCGTGCAATCATCCGTAATGGGCCTGCGGCGCTCGGCGCGCCCGGCCACGCCGGCTAAAGCCTGCGAGGTCCCGGGCGCATACCACGAGTGGCCGGTTGCCGGAAGGCGTGCGGCGCGACCTTCTGCAATTCGCGGCGTATCGCGTGCTCGTCTTCAGCCGAGCCGACCCGGAACTGGCCGATCAGGCTCGCCAATCGTTCGGCTTCCTGCGACAGCGAATGGCTCGCCGCGGTTGATTGCTCGACCATAGCCGCATTCTGCTGCGTCACCTGATCCATCTGATTGACGGCGGAGTTGATTTCGGTGAGCCCGGTTGCTTGCTCTTTCGCCCCGGTCGCGATCTCGGCGACGACCTGGTTGATCTCGGTCACCTGGGCGATGATCCGTTCGAGCGATTTGCCCGTCTCGGCAACGAGCTTCACGCCATGATCGACCTGCGTGGTTGAAGCCGAAATCAGGCTCTTGATTTCTTTCGCCGCCTCGGCCGAACGCTGCGCGAGCGCGCGCACTTCCGAAGCAACGACCGCGAAACCGCGGCCGGCATCGCCTGCGCGCGCGGCTTCCACACCTGCGTTCAGCGCGAGTAGATTGGTCTGAAAGGCGATCTCATCGATAACGCCGATGATCTGGCTAATCTGTTTCGCCGATTTGGCGATGCCGTCCATGGCTTCGAAGGATTGGCGCACGACCACCGCGCTTTTTTTAGCGTCTTCATCCGCAGCCTTCACGACCTGACGCGCATGGTTTGCACCCTCGGCCGATCTTTTGACTGTCGCAGTGATCTCGTCGAGCGCGGCCGCGGTCTCTTCAAGACTTGCCGCTTGCTGCTCGGTCCGGCGCGATAGATCATCGGAGGCCGCCGATATTTCCTGCGTCCCCGAATGAATCGCACTTATGCTGTCGGCAACGCTCTGCAGGGTGTCTTCAAGCTGCATGATCGCAGCATTGAAGTCCGTCTGGAGCTGACGATAGGCCTCGGGCATATTCGCAGACAAGCGAAAGGTCAGTTCCTTGGCCGCGAGCTTCGAAAGACCGGCGCCGATCGAATTGACGACGTCGCGATCGCGTTTGATCGTCTCCTCTTCGGCGCGATGGCGCTCCTCTTCCATCTCCTTCATGGCGGTGAGGTCCTGGACCGTCTCGAGCACCGCGACGAGTTCGCCTTGTTCGTCGCGGATCGGGCCCGCGTTGAACGCCAAATAGCGGCGCACGCCGCGCGGAAGATCGCACCAATTATGAGCCTTCATCCAACCATTGTCAGCGGCTTGATCGGCATGAGCCGCGTAAAGCGTGCCGGCGTTTGCGCCACCGCCGGAGAGCACCAGATCGAGGAGGCAGGGCCGGGCGGCCGGGTAGAAGCCCTTCCAATGGTCTCGTGTGCCGAGAACCTTCGAGGCCGCGA
The Methyloferula stellata AR4 DNA segment above includes these coding regions:
- a CDS encoding glycosyltransferase, with product MFEAIRFLPRHAKAKWHAAKAMAVLRSSALMDPIWYKENYPDLRGTPVDAVLHYFETGAGEGRNPGPLFDTKFYLKQNPDVAASGMNPLVHFIMHGAKEGRDPHLQFDLKYYFALTSARRRDETNSVRSSEAAMPKLQTRLAENDDEDVNSPKQIDLVVLARGATDDLRRADVDLIRQSDLFDESFYLAQNPDVESAGIDAALHYVIYGAKEGREPSPFFSAANYLKQNADIRENGINPLVHWLRHGRSEKRQFPFIDKRDTRQLAHYCNIHYLEEQYTKYFDEEFFISVITPTYNTDPKYLSELLLSLQNQRYSNWEWIVVDDGSTIPDTISQLKLMARNERRLRVVFKENNGISVASNAALSLASGTHFALVDHDDLLARDAFFFIWNKWKDNPSTELFYTDECKLSVDYELYDFSHKPAWSPVFLENTMYICHLSVYQRGTIEAVGGFRSAFDGTQDFDLALRISAKAKNVCHIPKICYFWRAIEGSTAATLDAKSYALERQIAAVREHARTKNPSAEVLPGWSPGFWYVDYPLNRVPPLVSYIIPTAAKSRVIRGAQTDLLEQCIRSLETLEFYPRREFVVVHNGDLNKRQLDFLATIEGVALIEYHPTSHFNFSEKLNWGIRHAQGEYLCILNDDVEVITRCGGTRMVGFLESNPQVGAIAPLCLFEDGRVQHNGVVLTSYGPTHSGIFKEAHFSGNNGYLRCRREAFGVTGALMFVKRSNYEFVMGFDESLPLNYNDVDFSLKLRANGLSCVVDPYISVYHFESSSKSGTFSCERQRLYARWPGLTDPYFNENFDQDNPFYELNFTEGKRSYRIDNDPMQFEAWLTAEICRRAKLYPTVEKYRLTIGVSIYDQAPSLLDEMLAAFTMQSYLNKEMVVIDNGSSDPKTIQWVGQLEKSGLAKVIRHAVNQGINGANRSIVSAMTGDFLLPVDADDYWTVDALTVMASFIESHPTARIFYSDEFNSDPDSKQFNPFFKPNFDPVLLTNCCYPTHLMAIQRELLNEIDAYSDNRATWCHDYDTLTRAFARGIKPVHVPELLYAWRIHPGSTAAAGHEAKPQTIDSQRFVLERLLKDLGKENLQIEANPLFSHPGMWRVKHRQTIPIPLTEVLDGRNFLLDSDRKALVDLAALARSTEGPEWIAILGDLANRSIVLPELFAVALLDADIIAVSGLICDEKETVVRWSGGFFTSDNTILDPYIGSKLAHSGYHGQLYCQRCVDVPAPMDILLRKDFLNQTLSKFGISNYRSLMIALGIEAAAHGKYIAVTPHVRHLVPARNAFPFPDDREGLLDKAGVPGAASRWYSPNLPRLTSDAYTIQDMHQA
- a CDS encoding sulfotransferase family protein, with the protein product MSDVIIVLGMHRSGTSAVAGTLTKLGGAAPKHLMPGSPTNPAGYFESRPIMELHDELLAAAGSIWHDWRKFNPLWYGSPVAAGYKERAKDLFQAEFDSAPLSVLKDPRICRFAPFWLDIFKEMDVNPRVVIPIRSPLEVAQSLKARDGMPLTKGLLLWLRHVLDAELESRNVARSIVTWNDFISDWRRISEKISNDTGLAWPRLSDRSAHDIEHFLKTELVHNRVDHAELSAHSDVHEWTIAAYEALLELAHNPFSNSAAEKLNEIRHVVEQSSAMFGRLLMDYEIGIEDLQTRIIAVQSERDLLHARQADAHAGLISLQQDRDRLSAELQARDEALGAAAARLAETEAGAALADIGRAQSEAARVQANDENIELKSRVESHTAQISALLAEKDQLAVTIDAQRREAAKTMALLASRSAQLEQGEAAFAADLERVRAEKQKLEAFHQTALAEAERNNAAVEAALAQMVTEKNRLASEHAGLSVELQRLQKASVTAAATAASARSELHDRYEGEIQVLRSQLVDTEARLAKHRNGRAWIKGLPLFAPTHRAEGRLQRSGLFDADWYRAEYKDAAESWLRPVRHYLEEGYLRGYRPNPFFDTRWYLDRYADVRHSGMNPLLHYMLHGWREGRDAGPDFHTNFYLLTHPDVRAAGMNPLAHYLRHGRAEGRAAVRPQEL
- a CDS encoding polysaccharide biosynthesis/export family protein — its product is MAGCSAIPTSGPSADDILSQAGSPLAPRYELIDVDSVVVDLLRRRGPDSFQARFSDYRHSAEPKIGVGDAVSVTIWEASAGGLFSGPLVADKFTTGSKSATIPDQVVGGDGAITVPYAGRVRVAGRTTREVQAIVEKALDGKAIQPQVLINVTKSVSNTVTVTGEVVNGARVPLSVKGDRIMDVVAEAGGIRAPINETYVQLSRGATTVRVPMSRVASDPRENIYLRPDDVLTLIRDPQTFIAYGATGRNAEISFDAEGISLSQALAKAGGLLDQRSDASGVFVVRYEPANVVQILRPDSPFIQADRMIPVIYRLNMHNPSSLFAAQNFRMINRDFLYVSNAPLTDVEKVIGIFDMAVAPAASGASIATVVK
- a CDS encoding CDP-alcohol phosphatidyltransferase family protein → MSILISHDETARCSPLLRPPIRIQTSLLARRERTLLDWLCEHMPSAITPDRLTWIGVFGAFIVFAGYVGSRYSPAYLWLASLGYFINWFGDSLDGSLARYRGIERPRYGYFLDHSADAIAILLIMIGLGLSGYVRMDAALFALLGYFMLCIYVFLCNHVTGRFQLTFLSLGPTELRVGLLALNALMYFGFSAKFSFGGQDLSSFDLILIGDGLISIFLAVANMAKVLKELKQEDPAVPGHLEMSLNSSVVSDLFKTGFSGAEPLKASTGTLRPR
- a CDS encoding glycosyltransferase; protein product: MARPIIYDITRLTARLVTRTPNGIDRIDSAFARHFIDPARPDSTGMMLTLLGPRLISPEIAKTVVDAVCNHWGENNSPDHDEDYRQILDWISGRAPKSLTARRISVGRRRRGGPILRLIGRHGVPLGRSPGANAGKSAIYLNTSQLPLWNKSYFGWMKSRLDVKPVFFIHDLLPLESPEFFPRSEYARHLARLRNLAEFGAGAIVATKTVKDALRKHLESLGRFEFPILVAPVPADPIFARREALDPALLGHPYFVVCGTIEPRKNHLLLLQVWRELVRRDGAAAPKLVIIGNRGWENESTVNMLERCQTIGNHVLEVSGLSTPGFKRLLDGARALLMPTFAEGFGLPVVEALAACAPVIASNLEVFEDIGAGRITTISPIDGERWLETIRGSARAQPNHAAAAGHENKPALDWGNYFNVVEEFLSTL
- a CDS encoding methyl-accepting chemotaxis protein, whose amino-acid sequence is MSFIEQMDVPMFALDRTGTVIIWNKACEDLTGFAASKVLGTRDHWKGFYPAARPCLLDLVLSGGGANAGTLYAAHADQAADNGWMKAHNWCDLPRGVRRYLAFNAGPIRDEQGELVAVLETVQDLTAMKEMEEERHRAEEETIKRDRDVVNSIGAGLSKLAAKELTFRLSANMPEAYRQLQTDFNAAIMQLEDTLQSVADSISAIHSGTQEISAASDDLSRRTEQQAASLEETAAALDEITATVKRSAEGANHARQVVKAADEDAKKSAVVVRQSFEAMDGIAKSAKQISQIIGVIDEIAFQTNLLALNAGVEAARAGDAGRGFAVVASEVRALAQRSAEAAKEIKSLISASTTQVDHGVKLVAETGKSLERIIAQVTEINQVVAEIATGAKEQATGLTEINSAVNQMDQVTQQNAAMVEQSTAASHSLSQEAERLASLIGQFRVGSAEDEHAIRRELQKVAPHAFRQPATRGMRPGPRRL